The following coding sequences lie in one Arachis ipaensis cultivar K30076 chromosome B05, Araip1.1, whole genome shotgun sequence genomic window:
- the LOC107641038 gene encoding uncharacterized protein LOC107641038 encodes MNLEGVDDEVRCRTFPVTLAGPTIRWFNALPQGSITTFADISCAFLAQFTTRIAKTKHPINLLGVTQRNSELTRKYLDRFNDECLEIDGLTDSVASLCLTNGLLNEDFRKHLTTKPVWTMQEIQNMAREYINDEEVSQVVAANKR; translated from the coding sequence atgaacctggaaggggtGGATGATGAAGTAAGATGTCGCACCTTCCCCGTGACCTTAGCTGGACCGACAATTCGATGGTTCAATGCTCTCCCCCAGGGTTCTATAACCACCTTTGCTGACATCAGTTGCGCCTTTCTAGCTCAGTTCACCACACGCATCGCTAAAACGAAGCACCCGATCAACCTGCTCGGGGTGACACAGAGAAACAGCGAGCTGACCAGGAAGTACCTTGATAGGTTCAATGACGAGTGCTTGGAGATCGATGGCCTAACCGACTCGGTGGCCAGCTTGTGCTTGACGAACGGGTTGTTGAACGAGGATTTCAGAAAACATCTCACCACCAAGCCCGTGTGGACGATGCAAGAAATCCAGAACATGGCCAGGGAATATATCAATGATGAAGAGGTTAGCCAGGTTGTGGCAGCCAACAAACGGTAG